The Ralstonia insidiosa region ACCAGTCTTGACGGCTTCATCGCGACGACGGATCACTCGCTGGATTGGCTGATGCAGTTCGGCTCGCTGGACGGCACGAGCTACGACGGTTTCATTCGCGATGTGGGTGCGTTGGCGATGGGTGCATCCACCTATGAATGGCTGCTGCGCGAACTGGTCAAGCCCGGCACCGCGCAGGCCGCCCCTTGGCCGTATGCGCAGCCCGCGTGGGTGTTCACTTCACGCAAGCTGCCGGCGGTGGAGGGTGCGGATGTCCGCTTCGTGCAGGGTGACGTGGCGCCGGTGCATCAACAGATGCGCGCAGGGGCCAACGGCAAGAACGTGTGGATTGTCGGTGGCGGAGAGCTGGCCGGGCAGTTTCTCGACCGTGGCCTGCTCGACGAGTTGATCGTGCAGATCATGCCGGTGGTGCTGGGCAACGGGTTGCCGCTCTTGCCGCGTGCGGTGGTGACGCCGGCATTGAAGCTGACATCGGCCACGCCTTATAAGGACACGTTCGTGGAGGTGCGCTACGAGGTGGTGCGCGAGTAGTGTGTGGTCCAACGTAGAATCGCCAGACAAAAAACAACATCAGGGGGGCAAAGTGGTGCGCAACTGGATCGCGATTGTCGTCGGCGTTGTGCTGTCGACATCTGCGCTGGCGGATAGCCGTGCAGAGAAAGTGCAGAAACTGATGGAAGCCCAGGGGTTGGTGAAAATGTTTGATCAGTCGCTGGCGAGTGGTCGTGAGTACGGTCGCAAGCAGGCAGATCAGATGATGACGCAGATGCTCAGTGGCCTGAATCCCGATGCGACCTATCGCAAGCGCTTTCAGGAAGTGATGGACACGTTCATGAGCGACTTGCAACCGCCTTGGGGCGCCAAGGAGTACGTCCAAACCTGGGGGCAGGTGTTCGGTGCAAAGTTCACCGATGCGGAGTTGGACCAGCTGATCGCGTTCTATTCATCGCCGCTTGGCCAGAAGGAGGTTGTGGCATCGCGTGACGCGATGCCCGCGTTTGCGCAGGTGTTCCGTGAACGCTACAAGCCAATCCAGGAGCGGGCAACCGCCCAGTTTGTTGAGCGTATGAAGCTGATCGCCAAGGAATGCCGCTGTAATCGCTAACGTGAGAAGGCCGCCGCCCAATGGATCGGGCGGCCCTCACGACCCCAGGTCATATGGCCGCGTCATGATCTCCAGAAAGTGCCCGTCCGGGTCATCAAAGTACAGACCGCGGCCGCCATTGTGCGCATAGGTCTCGCCAAGCCGCTTCTTGGCGGGGTCCGCCCAGTACGCAAGCCCTTTTTCCTGGATGCGCGCGAATGCGCGGTCGAATTCGGCATCGCTGATGAGGAAGGCGTAGTGCTGCGCGGCGATTGGCGCGTCGCTGTCAAAGAAGTCGAGCGAGACGCCATTGGACAGCGGTACGACCAGCATCTGCCCAAAGGGGATCGGCTCGGGAAGGTCGAGGATGTCGCGCAGGAAGCGGGTGGACTGTTGCTTGTCGCGGCACCAGACGATGGTGTGGTTCAGCTCGACGCGCATGCTGTGTCTCCCGTGCGGTGAGGCGGCCCGTGCACTTGCTGGCGGGCCGCCGTGGTCCCGCCTTAAAGATAGACGATGGATCGATGCATTCGGCGGCGTAACGCGCATGCCGGCCAGCGCACAGAAAGGCTTAGACTGGCGGCCAAAGCGCATTGCCGCTGTCGATCACGTTCGCATCGTCTATGGAATCCATTCTCTTTCGCACAGCGCGCCTGGCCGATGTTCCGGCCATCGTTGCCCTGCTGGCTGACGACGCGTTGGGTGCTCAGCGCGAGTCTCTCGGGCCGACGCTCGACGCATGCTATGTGGCAGCGTTCGACGCTATTGCAGCCGATACCAATCAACAGCTGGTGGTGGCCGTGCAGGGCGATACGGTGGTCGGTACGCTGCAGTTGTCGTTCATCCCGGGCATGGCGCGGCGTGGTGCGTGGCGCGGGCAGATCGAGGCGGTACGTATTGCGGCGCCGCTGCGCGGTAGCGGCCTCGGGCACCGCATGTTCGAATGGGCGATCGACACCTGTCGTGCGCGTGGGTGCCAGCTCGTGCAGCTCACCACCGACAAGACCCGCAGCGACGCACATCGCTTTTACGAAAGCCTGGGCTTCGTGGCAAGCCACGAGGGCTACAAGCTGACGCTCTGAAGCCTGCCCATTCTCAGGAGCCCCCATGCCGATCGAGCTTGACCGCGATACCCGCGAAGAGGCGATTCAATCCATCCAGCGCTACTTCACCGACCACCTGGAAGAGCGCATCGGCAACATCCAGGCTGGCGCATTGCTGAGTTTCTTCATCGAAGAGATCGGCCCGGTGGTCTACAACCTCGCCGTACGGGATGTACAGGAGCGCCTGCAGACGCGCGTGGCCGAACTCGACTACGAGTGCCACGAAGCGCCGTTCACGTATTGGTCGAAGGTTGGCAAGCGGCGGTAGTTCCCGGCTAACATGCGCGGGTTCAGCGACCCGTGGCTCTCATGTCTTCCTTGCGCCAGTTTCTTCAAACCGCTTTTCGTTGGCAACGTGGCCGCCAGGGTACGGGCTACGACAAGATGCTGCTGGCCACAGCCATGTGGCCAATCCCGTTTGACAGCTATCTGATCCGCTACCCGGAAGGGTCGGAAATCCCGCCGCATACCGACCCCGTATCCAATGGGCGGCACTATCGGCTGAACGTCGTGTTGAAGTCGCCGCGCGCGGGTGGCGAGTTCATCTGCGCCAACCCGATCTTCCAGACACGGCGCATCAAGCTGTTCCGCCCCGATGCGTGTGAGCACAGCGTGACGCGCGTGGTGGGCGGCAGCCGGTATGTGTTCTCGGTGGGGTGGGTGCTGGGGCGCCGGCCAGAGTAATCCGCTTACGGGTTGCCTGCCTTGGCGCGTTGCGCCTGCACGTAGCGCAACTCTGCTGCCGCGCGACCATCCTTGGGGTCCAGCTCCAGGCACTTGCGGTACAGCGCTTCGGCTTCGTCCAGCCGGTTCTGTTCGACATACACGTACGCCGTGCCACGCCAGGCGCGCCCGATCTCGCTGTTCTTGATCTGCGGCGGGGAAAACTCGCGCGCATCGCGTGCGGCGGCGTCGAAGCTGGCGAGTGCCTGCGGCCAGTTCTTCTCGCGCTGGTAGAGGTTGCCCATTTCTGCACGGAACTGCGCGTTGTGCGGTGCCATGTCGATGGCACGCTGCAGGATCGTCTTGGCCTCATCTGCGCGATTCAACTCAACCAGGGCGTAGGCCTTGAGGTAGTACGCATAGGCCCAGTTGGACGACACCACTTTGGCGCTTGTCTTGGCGTTGGCCGCTTCCGCCAGGTACAACAGCGATTCCACCTGGCTGCGGGCGCTATAGAGCCGGGCCGTTTCGTCGCGATACGCGTTTTCGTAGAAGGCCGCCACCTTGTCGAAATCGTCGATGGCTTCGGCTTGCCGGCTCGCTTTGGCAAGCTGTGCGCCTTCCTGCAACAGCTGAGCGTTGCGGGTGTCGTCTGCGTTGGCGGCGGGCGGGTTCTGCGCCCAGACGGACACGCTTGCGAGCAGCGCGGCAACGGCAACCAGAACACGTGGATACGGCATGGCCCCTCCCATTGAAATGTCGAGCGACGTTAGCAGAACGTGCCGGATGCCGGTGCGCCCGGAAGTGGGGTATGTCGGTGGACTGCAACGCACAACCGCTTTGCCAATAGGCAGGCATTGCAGGTAGTCTCGTGCCAGCGCATTCACTGCCGCCGCCCATGCAAGTCTTTTCCACCAACCCCTGGTTCCAGAGCCTTCCGCAACAAGCGGCAGAGGCGCTGCTGGAAGCCGCCACGACCGTGCCGGTTGCCGCCGGTGCATTCCTCTTCCGTCAGGGCGATCCGGTGGATGCCGGTACCAACGCGTTCTTTGGTGTCGCCAGCGGCGTGCTCAAGCTGTCGATCTTCAACGCGGAGGGCGACGAGGCGATTCTTGCGCTGGTTGAGCCCGGCAACTGGTTTGGCGGGGTATCGACGTTGGATCAGCAACCGCGCGGCCACTGTGCGATTGCGCTGGAAGAGACCGAGGTGCTCGCCGTCAGTGCCGAGCGCTTCGAGGCGTTGATGCGCGATGCCGCGTTTGCGGCCGCCATCGCGCGGCTGGTGGCGATGCGTTTGCGCTTGGCCTATGGCTCGCTGGCGAGCGCCGCGCTGCACGGTACGCGCGCACGCGTGGCACGGCGGATTGCCATGCTGGCGCACGGCGATGTATCGCAATCGGCGCAAGGGCGCGCCACCATCAATACCTCGCAGGACGCGCTGGCCATGATGCTGGGCATCAGCCGGCAGACGCTCAGCAAGGAGCTGCAAGCGCTGGTGAAGCTGGGTGCCATCCGCCTGCGCTACGGGCACATCGAGATTCAAGACATGCCGCTGCTGCTGAGCGCAAGCTGAATCGCGTTCAGGTGGCCGAGCGCAGCGCCGCGAGCAGATCGTTGCCCGACCAGTTCGGGCGTGTGGCGGCGGTTTCTGCAGCATGCACCAGCGCGCAAAGCTGCGCGTTGACCGGCGCACGCTGCCCAAGCCGATCAGCCAGGCGTACGACCTCGCCGTTGATCCAGTCGACTTCGGTGGTGCGGCCGGCGGCCAGATCGTCGGACATGGACGAGCGCGCGAGCGGGTCGATCGCGAGCATCTTGCCGCCCAATCGCGTGAATATGGCATCGGGCGTGGCCAGCAGGCGCGGAATCCACGCGGGTGGTACGGGGGTGAGCTTGGCGGGCTGGATGCCTGCGCGCACCAGCAGCCGCATCGCCTCGGTTTGCGCGAGTGCCAGACAGCGCCGGTAAGCGCGCTGCGACAGTTCTTCCTTCAATGGCCGATTGGCAAGCGCATTGATGGCGTTGTTCAGGTTGAGCAGCAGCTTGGCCCATTGCACCGATGCCATGTCCGCACGCTCAACCAGCGGCAGACCGGCACGCTGGAACGTATCGAGGAAGGTGCCCAATGCCGGCGATGCAGCGACCTCCAGCTCACCCGCTGTGCCCTGATGAAAGGCGCCCGGCCCGGGCTGCATCACATTGAAGGGCACCATGCCCGCCAGCACCGTCTGCTGCGGCAGCGCGGCGCGGAGCACGTCGGCATTGCCCAGTCCGTTCTGGAAGCTGACCACCACCGTGCCGGGGCGCAGCAGCGGCTTTAGCTCGTCCGCCACGGAAGCGGTTGCGGCTGACTTGACTGTGACCAGCACCAGATCCGCCGTGGCGGCTACGTCGGGCTCGGTCACGTAGTCCACGTCGGCGGCGTGCACCTGCCAGTGGCCACCACGGTAGTCCGTCAACGTCAGGCCATGCGTGCGCAGTTCATCGCCAATGCGTGCACGCCCGACCAGTGTTACGTCAGCGCCCGCGGCCAGCAGCCGGCCCCCCAGATAGCAGCCGATCGAACCGGCTCCCACGATGCAGATCTTCGCCATGCGTCTCCTTGTTGTTGTGCAGGCACCTCAAGCCAGGCGCGGCACCTCGTACACCAGCGCCGGCTGGAGGGTGTCGATGGCGTCCACCGGCTCGGGCGGGCGCCACAGGAACAGCGAGAAGGTCATCTTCTCGGGTGTCACGTCGATGATGGTAAAGCCGTTTTTCTCGGTTGGGCGCAACGCTTCCTGCATGGCGACGGACAGTGCCGGCGTGGTCTCGATGCTGCGGAAGGCGGAGGGGAAGCCCATGTCGCCGGTGCCCAGCGTGCCGGTCATGACGGCATGCACCGGATGCGCGAACTCCAGCTCGGCCGACCGCGACATCGCCCCGACGGCCGACGCGTGAAAATCGCCCTGCACGATGACGGCGGCGCGCTGCTGCTGTTGACCGAGTGCCGCCACCAGACGCTGGTGTTGCGCGTGCCAGCCGGTCTGCCAGCCGGGCTTGGGTTGATTGCCGACCAGTCGCCCGGTCTTCGTGTCGAGCAGATCCGGATACCAGTCGCCCAGCTTGCCGGAGGAGTACGCAAACGGCAGCGATGGCACGTGAAAGAAATGTGCCGTGTCTTCCGCACGCGTGCGCGCCACGATCCAGTCTTCCACCCACTGCGGCACCACGCGTGCGTGCATGCCCTTGTTGTCGAGAAAGCGCCGGCAGTCATACAGCACCGCTTCAAGCAGGGTACCGTAGCGCAGGGTGCCGAACGCGCTGTTGGTGTCGGTGGGCATGCCCGCCTTGTCGCCGCCGGGCAGCCATACAGGGCGGTTGGCATCGGGCAGGAACTCGGGGTAGTAGCGGTGCTGTGTCAGCTCTGCGCCAATCAGCCCATACGGCTCCGGCGGCAGCGTGGCGACCTTTTCGTCAAACTCGTCGTTCTCGAAGGTGTCGTGGTCATCCGTCAGGAAGTACGCGGGCGTGGAGCGCAGCGCGGTGCCGTACAGCCCGCCGATCTGGTAGTCGCACACGCGCGTGAAGATCGCCTCGTTCTTCGGGTGCGACATCGGCACCGACATGTCGAGTGCGCCGCCAAATTTTGTCCACATCAGCTCGCGCACCTGGCGTGCGAAGGGCTTGTTCTGCGAGGTCTGCAAGTCCCAGTAGATGTGGTCGCCGTTGGCGATGACGGCATCGGGGGCGAACGCCATACCGCGCGCCAGCAGGCGGCGGCGCGCGGCCATGTCGAGCCAGGCGGTCTTGCCGGCAATGGAGGGGCCGTCGTAACCGCCGGCGCACGTGTAGGCGAGTATGCGCAGTCGCGCGGGTGTGGCGTTGGGTGCGGGGAAGGTCTTCAGCGGCCAGGCATCAGCCAGCGGCTTGCCACCAGCGTCGACAATGCGCAGCGTGTACTGCGTGGCCGGCTGCAGGCCGCGTACATCAAAGCGCCAGAAGCGGCCTGCTGTATCGGTGGGCTCGCCAGCAACACGCTTGCCGTTCACGATCAGCCACGGTGCGCGCGCCAGTGGTGCCTGAAACGATGCCTTGATGAGAAAGCGGTCATGGCTGGCCGCGGGGATCAAGTGTGCAAGCTGCCCGGCATGCCAGTTGGTATCCGCTGCCGGTGTGGTTGCGAGTGCGGTGTCGGGCAAGGTCAGGCCAAACGCGCCCAGGCCGGCCGTGGCGGTGCCGAGGGTCAGGAAATCGCGCCGGCTCATGCCGTGCGGTGCTTGGGTGCGTGGTTTGATCGGGGCGGACATCTTCCATCCTGTGGCGTGGTGCGAAGACGCCATCGTCCTGAGTCATGTCCACGCTGAATGTTCAGCTTTTGACAATCTAGGGGTTAGTCCTCAACCAGAGGCAGCGGTGCCGCGTATACGGGCAAAGCGAGTCGCGGCGAGACGGTCAGGGCTTTGCGCGTTCGATCGGCACGCCATGTTTGGCGCAGGCCGCTGCTGCACGCATTGTGCGAGACCTTGCGACAATGCACGCGAACGTGCCGCCGCATCGGCGGTGCAGCGAGGGCTGACATGCATATCACTGAGATTCGCGAGCAGGCCATTCCAGTTTCTCGGTATGACGATCTGTCCATTCCATCGGGCGGGCTGACCACCAGTCTGGTGGCCGTCACCACCGATGTGATGCGTGATGGAAAACCGGTGGTCGGTTACGGCTACGCATCGGTCGGCCGCTTTGCGCAGGGCGGGTTGATTCGCGAGCGCTTTGCACCGCGCCTGCTGCGCGCATCACCCGGTAGCCTGGCGGATGATGCGGGCACCAATCTCGATCCGTTCCGCGCGTGGCACACGATGATGGCGGGCGAGAAACCCGGCGGCCACGGCGAGCGCTGCGTGGCCGTTGGCACACTCGACATGGCGATCTGGGATGCGGCTGCGAAGATTGCCGGTGTGCCGCTGTACGCCTTGCTTGCACAGCGGCTCGGCAGGGTGGCGCAGCCGCGTGTGCGCGTGTATGCCGGCGGCGGCTATCGTTATCCGCAGGACGATCTGGCGCGCCTGGCTGATGAGATGCGCCGCTGCGTGGATCTCGGCTTCACACACGCCAAGATCAAGATGGGTGGTGCGCCGTTGGATGTGGATTGCCAGCGCATTGAAGTGGCTGCTGCACAGTTGTCTGGCACCGGCAACCTCGCTGTCGATGCCATGAACCTGTATGACCAGACCACCGCGCTGCGGGCCGCCATCGTGCTGGAGCCCTATGCGCTCTGGTGGTTTGAAGACCTGTGCGACCCGCTGGACTTCACCACGCACGCCAAGGCGGCCGAGGTGTATGCGCCGCCCATCGCGGCGGGCGAGGCGTTGTTCTCACAGGCCGAGGCGCGGTTGCTCGATCAATACGGTGGCCTGCGCAGCGCGCGCGATGTGCTGGTGTTTGACCCCGTGCATTGCTACGGCGTGCCGGGCTACCTGCGCATCATCGACACCATGACCGCGCACGGCTGGCCGCGCTATGCATTCTGGCCGCATGGCGGACATCTCTTTGCGCTGCATCTGGTGGCGGCGCTTGGTCTGGGCGGTGCGGAGGTCAGCCCGTTTGCGTTTGCGCCGTTTCGTGGGCTGGCGGATGGCGCACGCATCGAGGCCGGCAATGCAGGCTTGCCGGAGGCACCCGGGATTGGTTTCGAGACGCATGCTGAAGCGTGGGGCACGTTTCGGCAGGCTTTTGCGTGAGCACGGCAACAACGCGAACCGAACCATTGGAATGCCGATCCGGCATGCAAGCGATATGCAATTGACCAGGCCAACTTTGCGCAAATCTGGCCGATGATCGTGCAGGTTATCGCGCGGTTTATGCCTGTAGTGAGCGCGCCTCGTATTCGAGAACAAGCACTACAGATTGCCGGTATGCGCAGCATGAAAACCGTATCGAATTTTGTATAGTTTCCTCACGCTGCTTCCTGGCCTTAGCGGAGCGTAAGTCGACATCCAATCAAGATCACCCCGCTGGGAGCCTTCCTGCATGGGCGTTCGTGTTTTCTCTACCGATCATCAGGCGACGTCGTGGCGCGCGCAATGGTTGCGCAACCTGAACGCCATGCCTGATGCTGATGCCGCGTTCCGCAGCCTGCACGCGTTTGTCACCCCGCTGGGCTTTGAGTACTACGCCTACACGCTACGGACTTCTGTGCCGATCACGCGCAGTCATGCCGTGTCATGGAGCAACTACCCCGAAGCGTGGCTTGCCACCTATGCGGCACGCGGGTATGCGGAGTGTGATCCGGTGCTTCAGTTCTGCCAGCGCAGTGTCAGTCCGCTACTGTGGCCGCAAGCGGACAAGGTGGGCGAGTCGGATGCATCGTACTGGGCGGATGCGCGCGCCTGTGGGTTGCGCCACGGTTGGTCGCAGACGGTGCGCGATCATCGCGGTATCTTCGGTACGTTCAGCCTCGCGCGCAGCACCGAGCGCATCACGGAGGACGCGCTTGTCGTTGTTGAGCCGGAGATGATCTGGTTGGCTCAGCTCGTGCACGCCACCATCAGCAATCTGGTGGTCGCACAACTACTGCCCGACGCAGCGGCACCGCTCAAAGATGTTGAGCGCCGAACGCTGCATTGGACAGCGGAGGGCAAGACTGTCGCCGAGGTAGCTGCCATTCTGGAGATGACCGAGCGCAACGTCAGCTTTCACATTCAGAACGCCGTGGCCAAGCTCAACGCGGCCAACAAGACGCATGCGGTGGTGAAGGCGGCGCTGCTGGGGCTGATTCCAGCAATCGGGTAACAGCGTGTTGCCACGGGGGCTAGGCGATGGCCGACAGCGGTTGTGCGGGCTGCATCGCTTCCAGATAGAAGCCGCTGTCGCTCTGCTTGGCGCGGCGCTTGGCCAGTGCGGCTGCCGTGCCGATGTCGTCGCTGTTGCGCGCGGCGCCCGGGACCACATGCAGCGCGCCCACCGCCATCGTCACGAAGCGGAAGAACGCCGGCAGGCCCTTGCGGTCTTCCGCGTGGATGCCGCCGGCCAGTTGGTCTGCTGGCGTGTACATCGCCAGTGCATTGGTGTTGAACGTGGCGATGGCATGCTCGACGCGCGCATGCCAGTCGGCGCTCTGGAACAGGATCAGGAAGTCATCCCCACCCACATGGCCGAGAAAGTCGCGCGTCGGCTCGCACGCCGTGGCCAGTACGGCGGCGGCCATCTTCAGCATCTCGTCGCCCTGCCAGTAGCCGTACTGGTCATTGAAGGGCTTGAAGTGGTTCAGGTCGACATAGCAGGCGTAGAACTCCGCGCGCGCTTCCAGCAAACGTTCAATGTGCAGGTTCAGCGGAATGTTGCCGGGCAGGAACGTGAGCGGGTTGGCATAGCGCGCCGCTTCAATGCGGATCTCGGTGACGGTGCGCACGAGTTCTTCGCCCGTGCCCAGGCCCAGGTAGCGGCCGTGCTCGGTGATGATGAAGCCGTCGGTCAGGTAGCGCTGGTCTTCGCTCATCAGCAGTGCAGACATGTCTTCCAATGAGGCGGATTTCTCCACCAGAACCGGCTGCCGGTTGGCAAACGCCAGCGCAGATTTCTTGCCGTACAGTTCACGGTGATACGGCATCGCGTAGCGA contains the following coding sequences:
- a CDS encoding 2-dehydropantoate 2-reductase, giving the protein MAKICIVGAGSIGCYLGGRLLAAGADVTLVGRARIGDELRTHGLTLTDYRGGHWQVHAADVDYVTEPDVAATADLVLVTVKSAATASVADELKPLLRPGTVVVSFQNGLGNADVLRAALPQQTVLAGMVPFNVMQPGPGAFHQGTAGELEVAASPALGTFLDTFQRAGLPLVERADMASVQWAKLLLNLNNAINALANRPLKEELSQRAYRRCLALAQTEAMRLLVRAGIQPAKLTPVPPAWIPRLLATPDAIFTRLGGKMLAIDPLARSSMSDDLAAGRTTEVDWINGEVVRLADRLGQRAPVNAQLCALVHAAETAATRPNWSGNDLLAALRSAT
- a CDS encoding tetratricopeptide repeat protein, which translates into the protein MPYPRVLVAVAALLASVSVWAQNPPAANADDTRNAQLLQEGAQLAKASRQAEAIDDFDKVAAFYENAYRDETARLYSARSQVESLLYLAEAANAKTSAKVVSSNWAYAYYLKAYALVELNRADEAKTILQRAIDMAPHNAQFRAEMGNLYQREKNWPQALASFDAAARDAREFSPPQIKNSEIGRAWRGTAYVYVEQNRLDEAEALYRKCLELDPKDGRAAAELRYVQAQRAKAGNP
- a CDS encoding 2OG-Fe(II) oxygenase, yielding MSSLRQFLQTAFRWQRGRQGTGYDKMLLATAMWPIPFDSYLIRYPEGSEIPPHTDPVSNGRHYRLNVVLKSPRAGGEFICANPIFQTRRIKLFRPDACEHSVTRVVGGSRYVFSVGWVLGRRPE
- a CDS encoding DUF2164 domain-containing protein, which translates into the protein MPIELDRDTREEAIQSIQRYFTDHLEERIGNIQAGALLSFFIEEIGPVVYNLAVRDVQERLQTRVAELDYECHEAPFTYWSKVGKRR
- a CDS encoding enolase C-terminal domain-like protein, with the translated sequence MHITEIREQAIPVSRYDDLSIPSGGLTTSLVAVTTDVMRDGKPVVGYGYASVGRFAQGGLIRERFAPRLLRASPGSLADDAGTNLDPFRAWHTMMAGEKPGGHGERCVAVGTLDMAIWDAAAKIAGVPLYALLAQRLGRVAQPRVRVYAGGGYRYPQDDLARLADEMRRCVDLGFTHAKIKMGGAPLDVDCQRIEVAAAQLSGTGNLAVDAMNLYDQTTALRAAIVLEPYALWWFEDLCDPLDFTTHAKAAEVYAPPIAAGEALFSQAEARLLDQYGGLRSARDVLVFDPVHCYGVPGYLRIIDTMTAHGWPRYAFWPHGGHLFALHLVAALGLGGAEVSPFAFAPFRGLADGARIEAGNAGLPEAPGIGFETHAEAWGTFRQAFA
- a CDS encoding GNAT family N-acetyltransferase, giving the protein MESILFRTARLADVPAIVALLADDALGAQRESLGPTLDACYVAAFDAIAADTNQQLVVAVQGDTVVGTLQLSFIPGMARRGAWRGQIEAVRIAAPLRGSGLGHRMFEWAIDTCRARGCQLVQLTTDKTRSDAHRFYESLGFVASHEGYKLTL
- a CDS encoding autoinducer binding domain-containing protein, with translation MGVRVFSTDHQATSWRAQWLRNLNAMPDADAAFRSLHAFVTPLGFEYYAYTLRTSVPITRSHAVSWSNYPEAWLATYAARGYAECDPVLQFCQRSVSPLLWPQADKVGESDASYWADARACGLRHGWSQTVRDHRGIFGTFSLARSTERITEDALVVVEPEMIWLAQLVHATISNLVVAQLLPDAAAPLKDVERRTLHWTAEGKTVAEVAAILEMTERNVSFHIQNAVAKLNAANKTHAVVKAALLGLIPAIG
- a CDS encoding Crp/Fnr family transcriptional regulator, which produces MQVFSTNPWFQSLPQQAAEALLEAATTVPVAAGAFLFRQGDPVDAGTNAFFGVASGVLKLSIFNAEGDEAILALVEPGNWFGGVSTLDQQPRGHCAIALEETEVLAVSAERFEALMRDAAFAAAIARLVAMRLRLAYGSLASAALHGTRARVARRIAMLAHGDVSQSAQGRATINTSQDALAMMLGISRQTLSKELQALVKLGAIRLRYGHIEIQDMPLLLSAS
- a CDS encoding VOC family protein; translation: MRVELNHTIVWCRDKQQSTRFLRDILDLPEPIPFGQMLVVPLSNGVSLDFFDSDAPIAAQHYAFLISDAEFDRAFARIQEKGLAYWADPAKKRLGETYAHNGGRGLYFDDPDGHFLEIMTRPYDLGS
- a CDS encoding DUF2059 domain-containing protein; amino-acid sequence: MWSNVESPDKKQHQGGKVVRNWIAIVVGVVLSTSALADSRAEKVQKLMEAQGLVKMFDQSLASGREYGRKQADQMMTQMLSGLNPDATYRKRFQEVMDTFMSDLQPPWGAKEYVQTWGQVFGAKFTDAELDQLIAFYSSPLGQKEVVASRDAMPAFAQVFRERYKPIQERATAQFVERMKLIAKECRCNR
- a CDS encoding twin-arginine translocation signal domain-containing protein, whose translation is MSAPIKPRTQAPHGMSRRDFLTLGTATAGLGAFGLTLPDTALATTPAADTNWHAGQLAHLIPAASHDRFLIKASFQAPLARAPWLIVNGKRVAGEPTDTAGRFWRFDVRGLQPATQYTLRIVDAGGKPLADAWPLKTFPAPNATPARLRILAYTCAGGYDGPSIAGKTAWLDMAARRRLLARGMAFAPDAVIANGDHIYWDLQTSQNKPFARQVRELMWTKFGGALDMSVPMSHPKNEAIFTRVCDYQIGGLYGTALRSTPAYFLTDDHDTFENDEFDEKVATLPPEPYGLIGAELTQHRYYPEFLPDANRPVWLPGGDKAGMPTDTNSAFGTLRYGTLLEAVLYDCRRFLDNKGMHARVVPQWVEDWIVARTRAEDTAHFFHVPSLPFAYSSGKLGDWYPDLLDTKTGRLVGNQPKPGWQTGWHAQHQRLVAALGQQQQRAAVIVQGDFHASAVGAMSRSAELEFAHPVHAVMTGTLGTGDMGFPSAFRSIETTPALSVAMQEALRPTEKNGFTIIDVTPEKMTFSLFLWRPPEPVDAIDTLQPALVYEVPRLA
- a CDS encoding dihydrofolate reductase family protein, producing the protein MSKTQYYAATSLDGFIATTDHSLDWLMQFGSLDGTSYDGFIRDVGALAMGASTYEWLLRELVKPGTAQAAPWPYAQPAWVFTSRKLPAVEGADVRFVQGDVAPVHQQMRAGANGKNVWIVGGGELAGQFLDRGLLDELIVQIMPVVLGNGLPLLPRAVVTPALKLTSATPYKDTFVEVRYEVVRE